The following are encoded together in the Capsulimonas corticalis genome:
- a CDS encoding SDR family NAD(P)-dependent oxidoreductase, translated as MDKRTRSILAVAGGAAVALAAGQAVRSARAYDLKGKVVLVTGGSRGLGYVLCRELARRGALVAACARDGEELKAAERKLAAEGVTLFTVSCDVKHESEVNDLIEIVTQRFGRIDVLVNNAGVIEVSPEEDLTLDDYREAIDTHFWGPLYGMQAVLPQMKARGEGRIVNISSVGGKIPVPHLAPYSASKFALVGLSGSLRAELMEDGVVVTTVCPGLMRTGSPDNAIFKGQNAKEYAWFSIGDSLPGLTISAETAANQIIDALRHGKAEAVLSLPAQIGAKLYGLSPNFLSIALRIAGAVLPEPGGIGTARAKGSESHSPLAPSPITALTQEAAAANNENVAAAQ; from the coding sequence ATGGACAAACGAACACGCTCGATACTTGCGGTCGCTGGCGGCGCGGCGGTCGCGCTCGCGGCGGGACAGGCGGTGCGATCGGCGCGGGCTTACGATCTGAAGGGCAAGGTCGTGCTGGTGACGGGCGGCTCGCGCGGTCTGGGTTATGTGCTGTGCCGGGAGCTTGCGCGGCGCGGCGCTCTGGTGGCGGCGTGCGCGCGAGATGGCGAGGAGCTGAAGGCGGCGGAACGGAAGCTGGCGGCGGAGGGCGTGACACTCTTCACGGTTTCCTGCGATGTGAAGCATGAAAGCGAAGTGAACGATCTGATCGAGATCGTCACCCAGCGCTTCGGGCGCATTGATGTCCTGGTGAACAACGCGGGGGTGATCGAGGTGTCTCCCGAGGAAGACCTGACGCTGGACGATTACCGTGAGGCGATCGATACGCACTTCTGGGGACCGCTCTATGGCATGCAGGCGGTGCTGCCGCAGATGAAGGCGCGCGGCGAGGGGCGAATCGTCAACATCTCGTCCGTCGGCGGTAAGATCCCCGTTCCGCATCTGGCGCCGTATTCGGCGAGTAAGTTCGCGCTGGTGGGCCTCTCCGGATCGCTGCGCGCGGAGCTGATGGAGGACGGCGTGGTCGTCACGACCGTCTGCCCCGGCCTGATGCGCACCGGCAGCCCGGACAACGCGATCTTCAAGGGACAAAATGCGAAAGAGTACGCCTGGTTCAGCATCGGCGATTCGCTGCCGGGCCTGACGATCAGCGCCGAAACCGCCGCGAATCAGATCATCGACGCGCTGCGCCACGGCAAGGCGGAAGCCGTGCTCTCACTGCCCGCCCAGATCGGCGCGAAACTGTACGGCCTATCCCCCAACTTCCTCTCCATCGCCCTCCGAATCGCTGGCGCCGTCCTCCCTGAGCCGGGCGGCATCGGGACGGCGCGCGCCAAGGGAAGCGAAAGCCACTCACCGCTCGCGCCGTCGCCGATCACGGCGCTGACACAGGAAGCGGCGGCGGCGAATAACGAGAATGTAGCGGCGGCCCAGTGA
- a CDS encoding IS4 family transposase, producing MLGSGWAENEIQGTKFGDERFRRVMGETLEAKFSQPNVSFSTMCGNALRQSAGRLLRHPETNATDLLEGHRQATLQRCLGEKTIVVAQDTSSYNYSTHYATEGLGPINDSKKAMGIHQHSALAMTPDRLPLGVVEAHFWARPLEKQAAAQRRKKPIEEKESHRWLRTAKHVEQLFEPHLRQGGEVVVVADREADIFDLLAQERASGLELIIRAAHPRTVKVMDGEVMDGEVMDGEVMDGEVVDRSEGATKEPAYCSLLVAAQQGNVLGHYTLRVPGRTQAQDRDATMEMRHCRVEVQPPKAGVGHEEKAVPIQVVSAREIVPEGDPHAPLEWIMITTVNVIDMASARRVLDLYTCRWEIERFHFTLKSGCQAERLQMDDLDTLCNTLSLYLVVAWRLLYVTHLARVMPEIRADQIMDTTELAILNQQSRTPITTISQVVTAIAQLGGFEPYKGGPLPGVKVLWNGLRKLDSMAAGWRLAMESIRTQNVIQA from the coding sequence ATGTTAGGATCCGGGTGGGCCGAAAACGAAATTCAGGGGACAAAGTTTGGCGATGAGCGCTTCCGCCGTGTCATGGGGGAGACACTGGAAGCAAAGTTTTCTCAACCCAACGTCAGCTTTTCCACGATGTGCGGCAATGCTTTGAGACAATCGGCGGGACGTCTATTACGCCACCCAGAAACCAATGCGACGGATCTCCTGGAGGGACACCGGCAAGCAACTCTGCAGCGATGCCTGGGAGAGAAAACCATTGTCGTAGCCCAGGACACCAGTTCCTACAATTATTCCACCCACTACGCCACCGAAGGGCTGGGGCCGATCAATGACTCGAAAAAGGCGATGGGCATTCATCAGCATTCCGCGCTGGCGATGACACCCGACAGACTTCCGCTGGGAGTGGTGGAGGCTCACTTTTGGGCGCGCCCCCTGGAGAAGCAAGCGGCGGCGCAGCGACGCAAAAAGCCCATTGAGGAGAAGGAAAGCCATCGCTGGCTGCGAACGGCGAAACATGTGGAGCAGCTCTTTGAACCCCACCTTCGCCAAGGAGGAGAGGTGGTCGTGGTCGCGGACCGGGAAGCGGATATCTTCGACCTGCTAGCACAAGAGCGTGCTTCGGGACTGGAACTGATTATCCGCGCCGCTCACCCCCGCACTGTTAAAGTGATGGATGGGGAGGTGATGGATGGGGAGGTGATGGATGGGGAGGTGATGGATGGGGAGGTGGTGGACCGTTCGGAGGGCGCCACGAAAGAACCGGCCTATTGTTCTCTTCTGGTAGCGGCTCAGCAGGGAAACGTCCTGGGCCACTATACGCTTCGTGTTCCTGGACGGACCCAGGCTCAAGATCGTGACGCCACGATGGAGATGCGCCATTGCCGTGTGGAGGTTCAGCCGCCCAAAGCCGGTGTGGGACATGAGGAGAAAGCCGTTCCGATCCAAGTGGTAAGCGCTCGGGAGATCGTCCCTGAGGGAGATCCCCATGCCCCTTTGGAATGGATCATGATCACCACTGTGAATGTGATCGATATGGCGTCGGCGCGGCGTGTCCTGGATCTTTATACGTGTCGTTGGGAGATTGAGCGATTTCATTTTACGCTCAAATCGGGCTGCCAAGCCGAGCGTCTTCAGATGGACGATCTAGATACTCTTTGCAATACGCTCTCGCTTTACCTGGTGGTTGCCTGGCGATTGTTATATGTGACGCATTTGGCGCGTGTGATGCCCGAAATCCGCGCCGACCAGATTATGGATACAACAGAGCTTGCCATTCTCAATCAGCAGAGCCGTACTCCGATCACGACAATTTCGCAGGTGGTGACGGCCATCGCGCAGCTTGGGGGCTTTGAGCCCTACAAAGGCGGCCCGCTACCTGGGGTAAAAGTGCTCTGGAATGGGCTCAGAAAGCTCGACTCCATGGCGGCTGGATGGAGGCTCGCCATGGAGTCGATCAGAACCCAAAATGTGATACAAGCTTAG
- a CDS encoding integrase core domain-containing protein, with amino-acid sequence MPFKESSPTDQRLAFLQLLEGGMSHSEACRYFGISRPTGYKILGRYQKEGVQGLLDQSRAPHHSPQTTSQTVIDQILELKAKHPYWGPKKLKAVHQTRTTGMGCEPWPSLTTIGTILKTRGLVKSRTRRGSCPAINTPLSGLTQPHCPNHVWSVDYKGHFSLGDGNICYPLTMTDNETRFLLRCQALPDVTYERAWPYFVGAFREFGLPQVIRSDNGAPFAANSITGVSRLSLNLLKLGILPERIAPGKPQQNGRHERMHRTLKAETTIPPRYEMSAQQRRFDAWRQEYNEIRPHEGIAMATPASLFTVSPRCYPSRPPELEYPGGMKVMRVRPNGCIRWKGNELYLGEVLCGEPVGIDHYAAQYQAIYVGQLPIALIIEETGILASRTKTHDQLRLLRVPASD; translated from the coding sequence TTGCCATTCAAAGAATCGTCTCCGACAGACCAACGTCTCGCTTTTCTTCAACTTCTGGAGGGCGGCATGTCTCATTCTGAGGCATGTCGCTACTTCGGGATCAGTCGGCCAACCGGCTATAAAATCCTCGGACGCTATCAGAAAGAAGGCGTTCAAGGATTACTCGATCAATCCCGCGCTCCTCACCACAGTCCACAAACAACATCGCAAACCGTCATCGATCAAATCCTCGAACTTAAGGCTAAACACCCATATTGGGGCCCCAAAAAGCTCAAAGCAGTTCATCAGACAAGGACAACAGGAATGGGGTGCGAACCCTGGCCTTCCCTGACTACCATCGGAACCATTCTCAAAACCAGAGGGCTTGTCAAATCCAGAACCCGACGGGGAAGCTGTCCAGCTATCAACACGCCACTCTCTGGATTAACCCAACCCCACTGTCCAAATCATGTCTGGTCCGTCGATTACAAAGGACATTTCTCGCTGGGTGATGGGAACATCTGCTATCCGCTGACCATGACGGATAACGAAACGCGATTTCTGCTGCGTTGCCAAGCATTGCCCGATGTTACATATGAGAGAGCTTGGCCCTATTTCGTGGGAGCTTTTCGCGAGTTTGGACTGCCACAAGTAATCCGCAGTGATAATGGCGCTCCATTTGCGGCCAATTCCATCACTGGCGTTAGCCGACTTTCTCTCAATTTACTTAAGCTTGGCATCCTACCAGAACGGATTGCGCCCGGCAAGCCCCAACAGAACGGTCGTCATGAGCGAATGCACCGGACACTTAAGGCAGAGACGACCATTCCTCCCAGGTATGAAATGAGTGCTCAGCAACGCCGCTTTGATGCTTGGCGTCAAGAGTACAACGAGATCCGTCCCCATGAAGGGATTGCCATGGCTACTCCCGCCAGTCTCTTTACTGTGTCTCCTCGGTGCTATCCCTCGCGTCCTCCCGAACTCGAATATCCCGGTGGAATGAAGGTGATGCGTGTGCGTCCCAACGGCTGCATTCGCTGGAAAGGGAATGAGCTTTATCTAGGCGAGGTCCTTTGCGGTGAGCCTGTGGGGATCGATCATTACGCTGCCCAATACCAAGCGATCTATGTCGGCCAACTCCCGATTGCCCTGATCATAGAAGAAACTGGGATACTGGCGTCTCGTACAAAAACACACGACCAATTGCGGCTTCTGCGTGTTCCGGCAAGCGACTAA
- a CDS encoding NAD-dependent epimerase/dehydratase family protein: MPQKVLFIGGTGIISSACSQLAVERGVELYLLNRGQSSRPVPEGARVLKGDIRDPESVRSAIQGLNFDSVVDWIAFSTDHVQGGVDLFTGRTGQYVFISSASAYQKPVASQPITESTVLANPYWEYSRNKIACEELLVRAYRENGFPATIVRPSHTYDQRCLPFMGGYTEIDRMRRGKKTLVHGDGTSLWVMTHHKDFAKGFLGLLGNPRTIGDAIHITSDEALTWNQIYEIFAHAAGAKTDIVHVPSATIGKNFPEWKDGYIGDRTHSVIFDNTKVKRLVPDFAATIPLSWGAQEVMDWYDADPARRVVDEALDARIDRLIEAQEGV; encoded by the coding sequence ATGCCTCAAAAAGTTTTGTTCATCGGCGGCACCGGAATCATCAGCTCGGCCTGCTCACAGCTCGCGGTCGAGCGCGGCGTCGAGCTCTATCTGCTCAATCGCGGGCAAAGCTCGCGGCCGGTTCCCGAAGGCGCGCGCGTCCTCAAGGGAGACATCCGCGATCCCGAATCAGTGCGCTCCGCGATCCAGGGCCTGAACTTTGACTCCGTCGTCGACTGGATCGCCTTCTCCACCGACCATGTCCAGGGCGGCGTCGATCTGTTTACGGGACGCACCGGCCAGTATGTCTTTATCAGCTCGGCGAGCGCTTATCAGAAGCCGGTCGCCAGCCAGCCAATCACGGAATCCACCGTGCTCGCGAACCCTTACTGGGAGTACTCGCGCAACAAGATCGCCTGCGAGGAGCTTCTCGTACGCGCTTATCGCGAGAACGGCTTCCCCGCCACCATCGTCCGCCCCTCCCACACTTACGATCAGCGCTGCCTCCCGTTCATGGGCGGCTACACGGAGATCGACCGAATGCGTCGGGGAAAGAAGACCCTGGTCCATGGCGACGGAACGTCGCTGTGGGTGATGACGCATCACAAAGATTTCGCGAAGGGATTTTTGGGACTGCTCGGCAACCCCCGAACGATCGGCGACGCCATTCATATCACCAGCGACGAGGCGCTCACCTGGAACCAGATCTACGAGATCTTCGCCCACGCCGCCGGCGCCAAAACCGACATCGTCCATGTCCCGTCGGCGACGATCGGCAAAAACTTCCCCGAGTGGAAAGACGGCTATATCGGCGACCGCACGCACAGCGTAATCTTCGACAACACAAAGGTCAAGCGCCTTGTCCCCGACTTCGCCGCCACCATCCCGCTCTCGTGGGGCGCTCAGGAAGTCATGGATTGGTACGACGCCGACCCGGCCCGCCGCGTGGTGGACGAGGCGCTGGATGCGCGCATCGACCGGCTGATTGAGGCGCAGGAGGGGGTTTAG
- a CDS encoding choice-of-anchor tandem repeat GloVer-containing protein gives MNNAVVLRRNGLAMTAWSLAAVLASAHCANAQRARIFSRQAPAVSAMALGRLAASAPVRLTFTLPLRNEAELDAYLKRIADPKDPLYGRYLSPQEFLEQYGPTQADYDAVAAYAAGQGFTVLKRHANRLVLDVAAPSATVERAFSVRLLQYRDRAGAAFHAPDAAPAVPAAVAARLSGVVGLNSQRVLTPQAQPLRNGVASIGRNNQIGTGPYNGLAPADIKAAYNLTSIAANGAGQTLGLFELDGYNASDVQAYETYFGLPFVPLQNVLIDGFSGAAGGNADEVTLDIELQAAIAPSASKIVVYEGPNSSYGLVDTFNQMAVDNQAKSISVSWGSSEQFVSGDEIGAENAIFKQMAAQGQSVYVASGDRGAQDWGQGPTVYDPASQPFVVSVGGTTLSTAGAGGAWLNENTWNNGNGNATGGGVSKVWAIPSWQSGAGSTAGMTSTTNRNVPDVALDADPYTGYAIFYNGAWNLYGGTSCAAPVWAAFNALVNQQRASAGKTPLGFAAPAIYTAARGANGGIDFHDIADGVTNELYPAVAGYDNVTGWGSLNGVNLFHDLSGAAAYTPPSTTTVTSSPLADANVHDGSYAKNNFGSQTALHVQTSAKAGSNEIAYLKFDLTALPATISSATLRLYGSNPTSGYSGAATASGVSNNSWTESGVTWNNRPAVGSALSSATVTHTAAWTQWDVTSFVQAQKAAGQTQVSLAVTMGSSAANADAFNSRESASNKPQLVVTSAAPPLAPFSVTAYPHNASITVNWIGSGDATSFSVYRATSASGPYSLLSASVVGSPYQDASAVNGVPYWYYVKAANSVGSSAASSAVTETASIDAVGDATFVQSGSLLYAYSGGGAYQAASLISVDSLGSEALRQSYMYTAGYGSFAAPIADLSGNLYVAGQNGGPLTDGGLGTVLKIDSAYNPTVLHAFENFAPDQTNTTGAFPSCALAQAADGSLYGTAIMGGAYGAGTLYRVGLDGSYVKLHDFNAPTDGGSPYAGVTLGPDGNYYGVAWNRGPSGAGTLYSITPAGVFRVVHAFTGSEGSYPRTQLVIGPDGYFYGACGAGGANGTGTVYKADLSGNITVLHNFGPMDNKYRGPDGVDPDGEIAVGSDGTIYGSTILGGPNGTGTIYKIDSAGNETLLHVFSADTYGTNTDGAYNWTGLMRAADGNLYGVNYRGGKYSYGVAYQCTPAGVFRTLHSFHF, from the coding sequence ATGAACAATGCTGTTGTTTTACGACGGAACGGCCTCGCCATGACGGCGTGGTCTCTCGCCGCCGTGCTGGCGTCCGCGCATTGCGCGAACGCCCAGCGCGCGCGGATCTTTTCTCGGCAGGCGCCGGCGGTCAGCGCCATGGCGCTGGGCCGTCTCGCGGCGTCCGCTCCGGTGCGGCTGACGTTTACGCTGCCGCTGCGAAACGAAGCGGAGCTCGACGCGTATCTGAAGCGGATCGCCGATCCCAAAGATCCGCTCTACGGGCGCTATCTGTCCCCGCAGGAGTTTCTGGAGCAGTATGGCCCCACGCAAGCCGATTATGACGCCGTCGCGGCTTACGCCGCCGGACAGGGATTTACGGTGCTAAAGCGTCACGCGAATCGCCTCGTACTCGATGTCGCGGCCCCGTCCGCGACGGTGGAGCGCGCCTTTTCCGTTCGGCTTTTGCAGTATCGCGATCGCGCCGGCGCGGCGTTCCATGCGCCCGATGCGGCGCCGGCGGTCCCGGCCGCCGTGGCGGCGCGGCTCTCCGGAGTTGTCGGCCTGAATAGCCAGCGCGTGCTGACGCCGCAGGCGCAGCCGCTGCGAAACGGCGTTGCTTCGATCGGACGCAATAATCAGATCGGCACGGGGCCGTATAACGGCTTGGCGCCGGCGGACATCAAGGCCGCGTACAATCTGACATCCATCGCGGCGAACGGCGCAGGCCAGACGCTGGGGCTGTTCGAGCTGGACGGTTACAACGCTTCGGATGTGCAGGCTTACGAGACGTACTTCGGCCTGCCCTTTGTCCCGCTGCAAAACGTCCTGATCGACGGCTTCAGCGGCGCGGCGGGCGGAAACGCGGACGAGGTCACGCTGGATATCGAACTCCAGGCGGCGATCGCTCCTTCGGCGTCCAAAATCGTCGTTTACGAAGGACCGAACTCCTCTTACGGTCTGGTCGATACGTTCAACCAGATGGCGGTCGACAACCAGGCCAAGTCCATCAGCGTCTCCTGGGGATCGTCGGAACAGTTCGTCTCCGGCGACGAGATCGGCGCGGAGAACGCGATCTTCAAGCAGATGGCCGCGCAGGGGCAGTCGGTCTATGTCGCCTCGGGTGATCGGGGCGCGCAGGACTGGGGGCAGGGGCCGACCGTCTACGACCCGGCCTCACAGCCGTTTGTGGTGTCGGTCGGCGGCACGACGCTTTCGACGGCCGGCGCGGGCGGCGCCTGGCTCAATGAGAACACCTGGAATAACGGAAACGGCAACGCCACCGGCGGCGGCGTCAGCAAGGTTTGGGCGATCCCATCCTGGCAAAGCGGCGCGGGATCCACGGCGGGCATGACATCGACGACGAATCGCAACGTGCCCGACGTCGCGCTGGACGCCGATCCGTATACCGGCTACGCGATCTTTTACAACGGCGCCTGGAATCTCTACGGCGGCACGAGCTGCGCCGCGCCGGTCTGGGCCGCATTTAATGCGCTGGTGAATCAGCAGCGCGCGTCGGCGGGGAAGACGCCGCTTGGCTTCGCCGCTCCCGCGATCTACACGGCCGCGCGGGGCGCGAACGGCGGGATCGACTTCCATGACATTGCGGACGGCGTCACGAACGAGCTGTATCCCGCCGTCGCCGGTTACGACAATGTGACGGGGTGGGGAAGCCTGAACGGCGTGAACCTGTTTCACGATCTCTCCGGAGCGGCGGCGTACACGCCGCCCTCGACGACGACCGTGACGTCCTCTCCCCTGGCCGACGCCAATGTCCACGACGGCTCCTACGCCAAAAACAACTTTGGCTCGCAGACAGCGCTGCATGTGCAGACCTCTGCCAAGGCCGGCTCCAATGAGATCGCATATCTCAAGTTCGATCTGACGGCGCTGCCCGCCACGATTTCTTCGGCGACGCTTCGCCTGTACGGCTCCAATCCAACCAGCGGGTACAGCGGCGCCGCGACGGCGTCCGGTGTCTCGAACAACTCCTGGACCGAAAGCGGCGTAACCTGGAACAACCGGCCGGCGGTCGGCTCGGCGCTGAGCTCCGCGACCGTCACGCACACGGCCGCCTGGACACAGTGGGATGTGACCTCGTTTGTCCAGGCGCAAAAGGCGGCGGGCCAGACGCAGGTTAGCCTTGCGGTGACGATGGGTAGTTCGGCGGCCAATGCGGACGCGTTCAACTCTCGGGAAAGCGCGTCGAACAAGCCGCAGCTCGTCGTGACCAGCGCCGCGCCTCCGCTGGCGCCGTTCAGCGTGACGGCGTATCCGCATAACGCCAGCATCACGGTGAACTGGATCGGCTCGGGGGACGCGACCAGCTTCTCCGTTTACCGGGCGACCAGCGCGTCGGGACCCTATTCGCTGCTCAGCGCGTCCGTCGTCGGGTCTCCCTATCAGGACGCCTCCGCCGTCAACGGCGTCCCATACTGGTATTACGTGAAGGCCGCGAACTCGGTCGGCTCCAGCGCGGCGTCGAGCGCCGTCACCGAGACCGCGTCGATCGATGCGGTGGGAGACGCCACCTTCGTACAGTCCGGCTCGCTGCTTTACGCCTACAGCGGCGGCGGCGCTTACCAGGCGGCTTCCCTGATCTCCGTGGACTCCCTGGGCAGCGAGGCGCTGCGGCAGTCGTACATGTACACGGCGGGATACGGCTCGTTCGCGGCGCCGATCGCCGATCTGAGCGGCAATCTGTATGTGGCCGGGCAGAACGGCGGCCCGCTCACCGACGGCGGCCTGGGAACGGTGCTGAAGATCGACTCGGCATATAATCCCACCGTCCTGCACGCCTTTGAGAACTTCGCGCCAGACCAGACCAATACGACCGGAGCGTTCCCTTCCTGCGCGTTGGCTCAGGCGGCGGACGGCTCTCTCTACGGAACGGCGATCATGGGCGGCGCGTACGGCGCGGGCACGCTGTATCGCGTGGGGCTGGACGGAAGCTATGTGAAGCTCCACGACTTCAATGCTCCCACCGATGGCGGATCGCCGTATGCGGGCGTGACGCTTGGTCCCGACGGCAATTACTACGGGGTCGCCTGGAACCGGGGACCGTCCGGCGCGGGAACGCTTTACTCGATCACTCCCGCCGGCGTCTTCCGGGTCGTACATGCCTTCACCGGATCTGAGGGAAGCTATCCCCGCACGCAGCTGGTCATTGGACCGGATGGATACTTCTACGGCGCTTGCGGCGCCGGCGGCGCGAACGGGACGGGCACGGTCTACAAGGCCGACTTGTCAGGCAATATCACCGTGCTGCATAACTTCGGCCCGATGGACAATAAGTATCGCGGGCCGGACGGAGTCGATCCGGACGGCGAGATCGCCGTCGGCTCCGATGGGACGATCTACGGCTCCACGATCCTGGGCGGACCGAACGGCACCGGAACGATCTACAAGATCGACTCCGCCGGAAACGAAACGCTGCTGCATGTCTTCAGCGCCGACACATACGGAACCAACACTGACGGCGCCTACAACTGGACCGGCCTGATGCGCGCCGCCGACGGCAACCTCTACGGCGTCAACTACCGGGGCGGAAAGTACAGCTACGGCGTGGCGTACCAGTGCACGCCGGCCGGCGTGTTCCGCACGCTCCATAGCTTCCACTTCTAG
- a CDS encoding RNA polymerase sigma factor, with amino-acid sequence MDWLTLSRGAPLRTARRGAERSVVPTAHELYTCHLDAVYGYVVRRVPHRQDAEDITGDVFAAALLALPKFRGGCRPVVWLIGIARRKIADSQRGVNRRRETLETDIPAELAEWAGSVSGPECAAQRAEAVAEIRRLVLALKADQQEALLLQYVDGLTIAEIGYVMKRTPAAVNGLLQRARQAVFQNGRAYFHEEQEAAQ; translated from the coding sequence ATGGACTGGTTGACCCTCAGCCGCGGGGCGCCGCTGCGGACGGCGCGGCGCGGCGCCGAAAGATCCGTGGTTCCGACGGCGCATGAGCTTTATACATGTCACCTTGACGCCGTGTATGGATATGTCGTGCGGCGTGTTCCGCATCGCCAGGACGCGGAGGATATTACGGGAGACGTTTTTGCGGCGGCGCTGCTGGCGCTGCCGAAGTTTCGGGGCGGATGCCGCCCAGTCGTCTGGCTGATCGGCATCGCCCGCCGCAAGATCGCCGATTCCCAGCGCGGCGTAAATCGGCGCCGCGAGACGCTGGAAACGGACATCCCCGCCGAGCTTGCCGAATGGGCCGGCTCGGTCAGCGGTCCGGAGTGCGCGGCGCAGCGCGCCGAGGCGGTGGCGGAGATACGGCGGCTAGTTCTGGCGCTGAAAGCCGACCAGCAGGAAGCGCTGTTGCTGCAATACGTCGATGGACTCACGATCGCCGAGATTGGATATGTGATGAAGCGCACGCCGGCCGCCGTAAACGGTCTCTTGCAGCGCGCCCGCCAGGCGGTTTTTCAGAATGGGCGGGCTTACTTTCACGAGGAACAGGAGGCGGCCCAATGA
- the tnpA gene encoding IS200/IS605 family transposase, which yields MPQEPRNSIHVYLHLVWGTYLRYPLITPDKEDALFRCIEAESIRLGCNVLATGGMPDHVHLAVTLPTPLSMAKLMQQVKGVSSAFARDQLYEGEFFGWQEGYGAFSFSQTQCDKVINYIKNQKQHHEQKTLWPSVEITTPPSTSSPPSGTDG from the coding sequence ATGCCGCAGGAGCCGCGCAATTCGATACATGTCTATCTACATTTGGTTTGGGGCACGTATTTGCGTTATCCACTGATTACCCCGGACAAAGAGGATGCGCTGTTCCGATGCATTGAAGCGGAAAGCATACGCCTTGGCTGCAATGTGCTGGCGACAGGCGGAATGCCCGATCACGTCCATTTGGCCGTAACACTGCCTACGCCGCTGAGTATGGCGAAGCTCATGCAGCAAGTGAAAGGCGTATCGTCCGCATTCGCCAGGGATCAGCTTTATGAGGGCGAGTTCTTTGGCTGGCAAGAAGGCTACGGAGCCTTCAGCTTCAGCCAAACACAGTGCGATAAAGTCATCAATTACATCAAAAACCAAAAGCAGCACCACGAACAAAAGACACTCTGGCCCTCCGTAGAAATCACCACCCCACCGTCCACATCTTCTCCTCCGTCCGGCACGGACGGTTAG
- a CDS encoding aldo/keto reductase — MERRPFGQTGWNLSILGFGAIIVTDVTTDEAARYVGEAIDRGVNYFDIAPSYGNAEEMLGPALAPYRDDVFLACKTGKRDAAGAREELEESLRKLQTDHFDLYQLHAMTSAEDVQQVFAPGGAMETFVKAREEGKVRRLGFSAHSVEAALSLMGQFDFDSILFPFNFVTFEKAGFGPQVLEEAQRRGVARLALKGMARGPWRDGDPNRSEYPKPWYEPLADRTEAAKALRYCLSLPITAAIPPGDIRLFRMALDIADAFTPLTDDERADVQKMAQSETPLFTVAA, encoded by the coding sequence ATGGAACGACGACCGTTTGGACAGACCGGCTGGAACCTCAGCATTCTGGGCTTCGGAGCCATCATCGTGACGGATGTCACAACCGATGAGGCGGCGAGATACGTCGGCGAAGCGATCGATCGCGGCGTCAACTACTTCGATATCGCGCCTTCCTACGGCAACGCCGAGGAGATGCTCGGGCCGGCGCTGGCGCCGTACCGCGACGATGTCTTCCTCGCCTGCAAGACCGGCAAGCGGGACGCCGCCGGCGCGCGCGAGGAACTGGAAGAGTCGCTGCGCAAGCTCCAGACCGATCACTTCGATCTGTATCAGCTGCACGCCATGACATCGGCCGAAGATGTCCAGCAGGTGTTCGCTCCCGGCGGCGCGATGGAGACGTTCGTCAAGGCGCGCGAGGAGGGCAAAGTCCGCCGCCTCGGCTTCAGCGCCCACAGCGTCGAAGCGGCGCTGTCCCTGATGGGCCAATTCGACTTCGACAGTATTCTGTTCCCCTTCAACTTTGTCACCTTTGAGAAGGCCGGTTTCGGCCCCCAGGTGCTCGAAGAAGCCCAGCGCCGAGGCGTCGCCCGCCTCGCGCTCAAAGGCATGGCGCGCGGCCCCTGGCGCGACGGCGATCCCAATCGCAGCGAATACCCCAAACCCTGGTACGAACCCCTCGCCGACCGCACCGAAGCCGCCAAAGCCCTGCGCTACTGCCTCTCCCTGCCCATCACCGCCGCCATCCCGCCCGGCGACATCCGCCTCTTCCGAATGGCCCTCGACATCGCCGACGCCTTCACCCCGTTGACGGATGACGAACGCGCCGACGTGCAAAAGATGGCGCAATCCGAAACGCCGCTGTTCACGGTCGCGGCGTGA